The Crassostrea angulata isolate pt1a10 chromosome 1, ASM2561291v2, whole genome shotgun sequence nucleotide sequence gcagttttttttaaggaaacattgagcgactgcttgaacaaacgaaatattttcaccaaagatgtatctctccaatACTTAAAGGTGACAAaaaagtttgttcttgttcaaagagtcgctctatttTTCCTATTCgaaaaacgataagaaaaatgttaatttttgactgattttgattgaattataaaaatagcgtcacctCTGAcaatatactgccagtgagtgaatatgaatcaaataaataggtgaaaaacatattttatgtcaactcttttataaaataacacaacaaattaatgtacctgaaccacttaaaaaatagcgaattatgggggccaaatttgactcatatcatatatagttctttaagcAGAATCATTTCACAGAGCCAAACGTCTACAAGTGTTGGATTGACTGGTTGATGGCGTTTACAATGGCTGCTGAATACCCAACTGTGTCAGCCTCAGTCAGCTGATGAACGTTGCCCAAGGTGATGATGTTGCCATGGTTATGAACCACAATGCTCTCGTTACCGACCATGACCTCCTGAGACACAAGGTTCCCCTGGTGGGTGTGTGGATTGGGGTCGGTAATTGGGTCGGAGTGCACCGCTACATTAGTCAGGGTGTGGAGATTACTGACCTCCACCACAGAGGGCGCCGACCCTAGCTCCATTTGGTGGTTACCCTGGTGACCAGACTCTTGTTGCTGGGCAGCTAACTGGAATTCCTGAAGCTCGAACCCTGGCGGTGCGTCTGGAACCATGTCCTTCTGGACAGAAATATAATTAAGGGACATGGTGTTTCCGGATCTGCGGGCGAGGCGAGCCGCCTCCAGCAGACTATCGTCTCTGATATATCGCACCTCCATGTCCTTGTGCTTCTGCTTGATGTGTTTCCGGGTGTTGCCGCCTGTGGCACACGTAAAGGTACAATAGGGACACCTGTAGGGCTTGAAGCCCTTGAGCTGGTGCTGTATCCTGATGTGTTCGTTTAGTTTCTGGGACGTCTTCGTTTGATAACCACAGTGAGGACAGTCATATTTCTTTTCTGAATGCGTCCACTGTTTGTGGGCCCGCAAGGTGGAGCTGGAGATAAACTTCTTATCACACATGTTACAGGAATATTGCCGGATGTTTTTGTGTCCATTAAGATGGGTTTTGAACCTGTGTCCGAGCAAAGTGGTGAACTCACAGTGAGGGCAGCGAAACTCTTTACGTGTGTCTTCTTTTGCTTTCACTTTGTGGACCATGAATAAATGagctgtataaaaaaaaagttccatTCAGAGACTATACAGCTTTGTCTTAGAGGATTTCTTCAACTTATTCAAATTTCATATACATCATTCTGAACAAATTAGAATCTTTAAAGGGTTTACTTTGTTGGCAGAGTTGTTTGTGCAAAGTTTAACTGTATTTAACATTTACTGAGTAGAGTAGTTATGTTAAAATCATCTCAACTTGGGAAGGACTTTAATGTATTTAGAATTCACTGTAGGATGTAGCTTGTTGGCGGTACTTAATGGATGTGTGTGAGAGATTTAACTTCAGACTTGCTGTCAATTGTAACTTTTCAGGCATTTCCCGCAGAACATTAAAATACACCTTGAATGCATTTAGATCTGACACCAGAAgttaaattttatacaaaataagtaCTCCTCAGACAGCCTTGAATATATCTCCTGTAGTATATCTTTGCTTAGATTATTAAATTCTATGATGCTTAGCTCAAATCTCAAcagattatttatgaaaaaggggggttgtcaaaGATGCCAACGTTGGTTTTCTGCTTGTTGGAAAGTCCTGAGGAGTTATGATTGACTTACTGTAGAACGTAGCTTTGTTGGCAGTGGCGTAGGGACAGTGGTCACACTGAAACTCTTTGTCTGCAGAGTGACGGTTCTTGATATGGGATTGAAGCTCAGAATCCTCCCCAAACCGCTGACCGCACACCTGACACAGGTGAGGCCGGATCCAAAGGTGCATCTTGTTGATATGTTTTTTCAGTGTCctgatatataaaaagaaaatgtcaattgTAAGATACAAAGGTACTCCTACAGAATGGTAGGTTAGTGAGAATAGGTTTCACTTACACATCAGTCTTAAGTTTGAGGGAACAGTATGGACATTCGTAATTTTTGTCATTTGAGTGACGCCTCGTATGGGACTTGAGACTGGAGCTTGACATGCAGACTTTGTTACAGCCGCCATGTTCACAGCGGAACaactaaaagaaaaaacagGAGACAtctttatcatgataatatagaataacaaaaacaacAGGCACACCTTGTTACAGCAGAACAACTGAGGGAGAAAACAGTGAAACAGCTGAAGGAGGGGGAAATGGGGACGGGGGAAACAAACCCAAACATTGAAGTAACTGTTATACAGAGCAAATTAACagtttaatgtatattaaattccaaaaaaaacatTTACCAGACAAAGAACCTTTTAAATAACAATTagtgtatacagggaaatattcacccccgttttattttcccCTCATTGTCAGGAGGCAAATttaaattatctctctttatacACAACTTTGGGTGAATTCAAGACAGGGCAAAAAAGTTTCCAAGAGAAGAATGGCAAATATAACATAGGCCGAAAATAACCTTGTACACAGTATTACAATGAATAAACCAGAGACTGATTTCAACTAAACATACgaaatacataaaaacaatcattttttattctatGAGGGTTCTGTACCTTCATGTCCTTGTGATAAATGCCATGTTTGATAAACTGGTGCACGTGAAGCTGGGAGTTCTTGCTGAATCTCCGTCCACACTGCTCACATTGCTTCTTCAGGTGCTCGGAGCGTCGGAGATGTTTGACGATCATGTGACGATTGAGCGTCTTCTTCACGTGGAAGGTGAAGTTACACTCAGTGCACCTGTACTTGATTTCTGGATGTTCCTTCACCACGTGTAGCTTCATTGTCATCATGTTCCCTGTGGCGTAGTCACACCCAGCGACTTCACACACCACAGAATTCTTCAACGCTTCGTGAACCTCGGCTATGGTTTTCTTATGGACCCATCGTAAGTGAGATTTTATTGTACCTAGAGAAGAGTAAGAACTGTCACAGTCAGGACAAGGGTACTTGATGTCGTCAAGTTGATGCACACCTTCAAAGTGACTCTTCAGAGCCTTATTGCCAACAAATGTCAAGTTACAGTCTGGGCACTCCCACTTCTGCTGCAGACGGTACTTAGGATAGCCTGTAAATTCTTTGGCTTTCTCAAAACTCAGATAATGCTTCTTGATAAGATGATTGGCATAGATTCTTCCCTTGGAGAGAACAGCGTGACAGAAACAGCACTTCTCATACACCTTATTAGCCACTATTCTCCTGCCCCTCTTTGCTTCTGGCTTCTGTTTGctttttttcctttctttcaGTGTGGATTTCATATTCTGGATGTGTTTGACAACCTTCAGAAAGTCCCCCTGCCTGTCTCCTTGGAAAAGCTGCATATGAGTTTCCTGAACGTGTCTGTAGAATAGGCTGTAGAAGCGGAAGCTGCAAGAACACAGAGTGCACATGAATTTTTTAGGTCGGTCAATTAATGTACAATAACGCATTGTTCCTGACCCCTTTATAATATTGCTGATTATGGCACGGCTTTGGGAAAACCCAAGAGCAAAATGTTGGTGTTTGATGACCAAATGTTTCTTCAGTGCAGAGAAAGAGTGCAGAAATTTTCCACAGATCTCACATTTAACATTGGCGTTCTTTGGAACCCAGATCTTCATGACCTTTTGAACTTTGGGGATGCTTTCTCTTCTCTTTACTCTGACCTCTCTCTTCTTTCTTTCCGTGGAATCCTTCTTTCCtgtctttttgctttgtttggCCTTGTTGCTGACTACAGGTCTTCTCCTTCCACGATTTCTAGTCATCATCCTGTTATCCCCTGCCTCGACCACCTCCCCAATCAATGCCTCACCCCCAAATTCTTGTTGTCCTTCCAATGGTTCTACAacatcattttcaattttcttcttctttcttcctcttttcttttttgtagTAGTTAATTCTGATATATTGCTCGTTGTAGCGCCATCCAATGTTTTTTCTTCTTGAATGTCAGATATGGTGACCCTAACATCTGTTTCCTCTGTAACCTTGACATCGAGGTCGTTATCTTCTGAACTTTTGGTGACCTTATTAGTCATCATTCCATGCCAATCACTGGAGATGTAGGCTTGTTGTAAGAGTTCCTGTGCAGTGTCCATTTCTAGAATCACTGAAGCGTGATAGAGTGCAATCCTCTCGGCAGTGGTGACTGATAGTTGGCCTGTGTACATGAACTCCATCAATACTTTGAACACAGCTGAGTCCACATCTGCAACAAAAATGTTGTCTTTGAATAAAAAGTTCAATATATTGAACACTAACATATAAGTTCCATGGTGACTGATGCGCATTGACGCAAAAGGCAGAGGAGTGTGCAGGGCCCCCTAATGCCATTTGAACATGTTAAAATTACACAGTATAGTTACAAAACGGCCCAGGACCCATCCCTCCCTTCCCAGCAAACAAAACCTCACCAATGGGAATCACCATGTTGTGGGATTCTTGCTGTCCACTGATTTTCCGCTGGAAGAACTCCGAGAAAGCAGACAGGACAAGTCGATGTGTGTAAAACGTGGACTGGTCTCCTGTCACAACCTTGACATCACACAAATGTTTGGCCGCATAGGCCTTGTTCACATAGTCACTAAGCTTCCCGTCATGCTTCAAGCTAACCAGTACATCCATTTTACAGAATTGGGCTTGCTACCTATGtgaacaaaaatgaattttatcacaGATCAGTCAAATCagacacatttatttttatgtctCTGGTCAAAAGCATGATGTTATAAATGGTGTCCTAGTGTGAACGTTCAATTTATcggtaaattttaatatgtcTAGAAATTTTATtagcatcaaataaaaatataataagtcTATCGGAAAACTTCCTTCCATTCAAGAGGTAAACATTACCGACGCCATTTTCATAACCTTCTTTGACCTGTACTGTACTACATTTGAGATAAACCAATTTCATATCTTCATCTCTACATTGATAGTCATTAGGTATTCAAACTCATATTTTACTAATATGCTGTTAAAATTGATATTCTGACCCAGACCTTCACCAATTTTGATAACTTCCCACCATCTTCATCTCTGTGCAAATCCAGTACAATAGTTTTAGCGCCCCCTGTACGAGTATCGTAAACGGCTTGGTTTTGATGTTTAGAATGCAGTAAACGATTTCCGGTTAAACGTCACTGACATATTTTACAAGCACGTGTTGAcaattttgtgaaatatatatgtgatgGATTTCTCCCTCGGAGAAACGACAAAGACAACAAATCTAATGTAAGTTGGATATCTCATgtcatattcaaatatatttaatttagattAAACCTTCTAAATACAGTAAATCTAGAAATACTCTTCTGTACCATTGATGATTGAGCTGTGTAGTGTGTATGTACACACCTTTGCACATTTTTGACACAGATTATGCTGTCAATGTGGCACAGAAATAGAGCCCAATGCCTCCAACATGTGTGTATCCTGCATCAGAACACAGGTGGATATCACAGAGGGAATCCCCAAACAGGCTGTACTGTACTTCTGCAGAAACTGTAACAGGTGAATTTAAGTCTTAATAATAGTACTGTAACAGGTGAAGTCTTAAAAATAGTACTGTAACAGGTGAAGTCTTAATAATAGTACTGTAACAGGTGAAGTCTTAATAATAGTGCAGAATTTTAATTGTATCGGGTTCATTCACCCTATATACCTGTTTACTTGAGTCCATTCGCCCTAGGTCCGTTCGCTCTAATTGTCTTTCGCCCTAATTATCGTTCACCCTAAACATTGTTTGCTCCTTGTTGTTGATAAACCATATCATCTTAAGTtagttaactttatttcagttaattttaactttctgaatagtgaaatatttttacttttataaatttttcatacattttatgattttatttctttagaaAGACGTAATTGGTCTATTTGTTAGATTTAAATGCCGTAAATTATAGATAAAtgtcatgatattttttttaatggttcGCATGGTGTGTTCAACAATTAAAGAAAGTGAGACATTTGGTATCATTAAGTAAAGGTGTTATAATAGTGTTGTTTTctgatcatttaaaaaattatgaagagaTCTATAATTGCACAAATATGAAAATACGCAACTACATTAATCGTATATTAAAATAAGGCGAACAAAACTAGGGCGAACGGTGTCAAGGGTGAACACATTTTAAGGCAAACAAgcatacatttgtttttaatcgCTAACTAGGTTTGACATGTATGCCTTTTAGTGGTTTGACTCTCATTTGGTGGTCAAATGCCTATCTGGTTTACCTAGTTTCCCCTGGCTGAAATGAaagtcatattttgtttatttcttatcattattttgacaagttttttaaaggaaaaagcAAATCATATCTATCATCTGGGCAAGTATTCTGACTATATACAATATAGAGagatgtttatttaaaaagttaaatgcaTCGGTGATTGCAATCTGTTGTTTTAAGAGAAAGTTTATTCAAATGCATCATGAAAGTCACATATCTATAATCAACATATACATCAAccatttatttttgatattattgccttttcaaagtttaatttcttaaaataatttccaCATTGGTGATCTTGTTAAACTTTGATATGGTGATAGCATAACAGTTCGGTATTACTGTCTCAAGGGAAGATTTTCATTTCATCTTTTGTTGCCATATGTTCCTGAAATCTGCTGTATCTCATgtttcattataaacattttatacaATTGCAGATACTTGCAGCCTCCCAGCACATGGGTGTCTGCACAGCTAGAATCAAGAGAACTTCTTTCCATCTGTCTGAAGAAACTCAAAGGAATAAACAAAGTAAGTGTGATGGTAAATTATTGAGACATGTTTAGGCTGCTAAAATTATTCACATTTCCAATGTTTTTCATGTTTTCCTCTTTTATTGAAGGTTCGATTGGTTGATGCCGGATTTGTGTGGACAGAACCTCATTCTATGAGAATCAAAGTCAAACTCACTGTACAGAAAGAGGtacattatcatcatcatcatcatcatcatcatcattttcttatacacAATGATGATAATTATCTTCTATTCCTCTTTAATTTGAgacataaaaaacaacaaatatggTGAAGTTTGTGATGGCACCCATTTTGTAGATGATGAATGATATGAATTATATGGCACAGTGCTTCATTATTATCTAttcattctctcaccagaggttgTGCTACACAAGCTTCGCTTACACCTCTGTCAGTGCGATAAAAACAGTCTGTCAGTCTGTCACATGATCAAAACAACTTTAACAAGAATGGCAAGCACATGGTATTGCTATTTTGTTTCTTCTGCACAATCAGCTTATATTTATCAAGAAGTGACATTGCTAGTCGTCGTCTATTAGTCGTCGCTTATATTTATCAAGAAGTGACATTGCTAGTCGTCGTCTATTTTCCCTCACTTTAGACACATTAAATGTGGTGAATTTGTGGTGTTTATCATTTTGTATATGGTGTAGTGCTTCATCAACACCCATAACAATAATCTTTTTCATCTTCATTTGATACACAATAAATATTGTATTCTGTGGTGTTACTGGTTTGTAAGTGATATGAATTTTAGAAGTGACACTGTGGtgaattttgtggcattacctGTTTTGTAGGTGATGAATGGGGCGGTGCTTCAGCAGGTGTTTGTGGTGGAGTTCACGGTCAACAACAACATGTGTGACGACTGCCACCGCGTGGAAGCCAAGGACTTCTGGAGAGCCGTGGTTCAGATCAGACAGAAGGTAGCAGACTAGACCTGTTAACTATGAATGGTTTTACTGAAGGTGCCACTGTATTAAATCAATGAAGAACGTCTATTCAGAAATCAAGGGCCCAAATGAGACATATATTTTTGAAGCAAAATATTCTCTAGCTTCAGTATATCTAATGACATGTTTGGAGATTAAAATGTACAAATTCTTTATCATTGTATGAATATACAACTAcagcaaaaaaaatgaaagctcATAGAATgtgtgaaaaatatttattataatgatgactgaaaactttctgcaaacATGTAGTTGTAGCCTGACCACAAGAAAGTGGGATCGGTGTTTTATGACAGTAAACATGTTCCATgtatttacttaatatttacCATATATTTACCTTTTGTATTGTAGACTGACCACAAGAAGACCTTCTTCTTCCTGGAGCAGCTGATTCTGAAACACAAGGCCCACGCCAACACAGTCAACATCAAGGCTGTACACGGTACTATCATTGACGACCTTAGTCTGTGTTTACTCACCGTAGGGAAACTTATGTGTTACTCTGTACATATTTGATTTTTCAGATGGATTGGATTTCTTCTACTCCCAAAAACAAGATGCTCGAAAATTGGTCGACTTTTTAGTGAATGTAGTACCATGCAGGTAAAGTCTGTTATTAAGAGAGCTTATGtttgagagaaagagaaaaagaaatctTTGCTGGCTTGCTTGCTAAATTACTATCAAAACGAGACCATGGCCACTAGTACAAAAATCCACCTTCCCTTGTATACTGTTACTTATTGCGATTGCCCACATTATTGGGGCTTCCCAGTACAGACAGGAAGAAATTAACTTATGTACATGATTGTACAGGTATCAGTGTGCTCAGGAGCTGGTTTCCCATGACATCAGAAACAACACCTTTACCTACAAGTACACCTTCTCTGTGGAGATCGTCCCCATTTGTAAGGTAAGACAAATCTGTTTACAAGGTAACTAGGTAAGGTAAATCTATAAGGTATCTGTAAGGTAAGGTAAATCTGTAAGGTAAGGTAAGTCTAAAAGGTAAGGTAAGGTCTATTAGGTATATGTAGGTAAGATAAATCTGTTATTGTgctatttatatatacctcaactgatatattttattctgaaaGGAAAAAACagtaatattaaaatgtttcaaaattgtAATAATGTACAGTTCTGTTCAAGAAATATTAAGAACCTATAAAGCACATTCATGTGCTGGGACCAGAACATCTCGGAGCAAAACTAAATAGGAATGATCAATCTCGGTGTGAAAAATACAGAGGATCCAAGACATCCCGTTAAGTTACGTTCTGATGAATGATCCTTTTGATTTATGTTTTTTACAGGACAACATTGTGTGCCTGCCTCCTAAGCTGGCCCAAATCCTGGGAAACATCAGCCCGATCTGTATCTGTAGTCATGTGACCCAGACAGTGCACCTGATTGACCCCAACACGCTGCAAGGTCAGCTATTTATAGCCTGCTATAATGACAGTAATATCTCCAACTGTACTTCAGTATTTGTAAAATTAGTTGATCAAATTGTGATATACACAGTctcttaaaattcattattattttttcctcaGTGGCAGATGTGAGTGGAACACAGTTTTGGAGGTACCCCTTTGTGAACCTCTGCTCCCCTAAAAGATTTGTGGAGTTTATGGTGATGCAGGTGGACATTATTCCAGAAAAGGACAGGCCCCACAGAGTGCCAGTATCCAATAAGGTACTGTACCCCAGGGACGGGAGCTGTCCCCCCTCCCACCCAGCCATCTCCCTCACACTGGGCCCTAAGCATGACAAATAAATCACTGCACTGAAGTTGTTTCATAATGGATCACTGTTGGTATTTGCAGCATGTGTTGGCTGACCTCTGGGTATCCAAGGTGACAGAGAATGGCCTGAGTGACCACCAATTCTTCTGTAGGACACACCTGGGGCACCTGCTGAGTCCGGGGGACACAGTTTATGGGTTTGTTAGAACAGTCTCTCTATCTTACTGAGTTATAGATATCATTTATACTAGAATAACAAATTTCATTAAACATGGAGAGGCAATACAGTACTTTACATTTGGATTTATAAACTTTATAGTACAtctgttttacatgtacaattttgtaACACTTTATACTTTTACAGATTTGATTTTACTAATGCCAACTTGAACAACCCTGACCTGGAGAAGGTCAAGGCTGAAAAGCTGCCGGATGTGGTGAGTATCCGACCTTGATGTATGATCATTAGCATGCAAAATAAGTATTTAGACATAAATTCCCACTAGTACCAGTCAATAAAAGATTTCTTCCATTAAAAGTGGTATATTTACAAAACTTTACCTTCATGACAATTGTATAAAATCTTGACAATCCAGTTTGGCAAAGTGTGTGTGTAGGTGattgttgaaaatgtgtttatttactAAGTGATTGTTGACAATGTGTTTGTTTAGGTGATTGTTGACAATGTGTTTGTTTACTAGGTGATTGTTGACAATGTGTTTGTTTACTAGGTGattgttgaaaatgtgtttgtttactaggtgattgttgaaaatgtgtttgtttactaggtgattgttgaaaatgtgtttgtttactaGGTGATTGTTGACAATGTGTTTGTTTACTAGGTGATTGTTGACAATGTGTTTGTTTAGGTGATTGTTGACAATGTGTTTGTTTAGGTGATTGTGAAGAAAGTGTTTGGAGATAAAACAACCAGGAACAGGAAGCGAAGGTGGAAGCTGAAGCATCTCCATGACGACCTGCACATGGAGACGGCCAGCAATGAAAGGTAGTTCGAATTACAAAAAAGAGTGTTCAAAAGATTAAAATACAGGATTTGACTGGCCAATGTACAATGCAGAAATCAGATTTGCATGAAAATTGACAATTATGGAATTTCTTAGCTACAGGAACTTGATTTTCTCATACTAGGTATTTTTAGCCCTGAGAATAAATTCTGGGTTATATCCATATTTTCAGAGACTACACAGATTTCCTTGAGGATCTGGAGGAGGACCAGATAACCAGGCAACACGTCAACATTTACAAAGGTAAGAACCAGTTTATCACTATAGTCCACCGTTTGTCATCATTGTCCATCCATTTATCTTGTCATTTCCCAGTGTATCCTATTGTCCACCAATTGTTTAGTATTGATTACCATTTAATATCAATGTCGTCCAAGAGTTTAAATCAGGTCTGTTTTCCACCAGGTTAACATTAAATATGAGCTTATTTcagatttataatttaaaaataggaCTTAGTATCAGTTATTCATATCTATGTAGgaatcatttaaaaagaaatttagaaATGTATTTGAAGTCTCTTATCTCTGCATGCCACAGGTTTAGATGTTGGACCTTATAGACATACTTACCTGGTAGATGTTGGACCTTATAGACATACAATATTGATTTTACAGATGAGAGCAAGATAGCCGTGGATACGGATGACACGGAGGATGAGGATCTGCCACAGATCAGTCTACAGGAAATGCTGGATGATCTCCACATTGCGGATGATCCTATGGGAGACGAGGACTAGCCTCTATATGGGAGAAAAGGGAGACTATTCAT carries:
- the LOC128163470 gene encoding zinc finger protein 99-like — encoded protein: MDVLVSLKHDGKLSDYVNKAYAAKHLCDVKVVTGDQSTFYTHRLVLSAFSEFFQRKISGQQESHNMVIPIDVDSAVFKVLMEFMYTGQLSVTTAERIALYHASVILEMDTAQELLQQAYISSDWHGMMTNKVTKSSEDNDLDVKVTEETDVRVTISDIQEEKTLDGATTSNISELTTTKKKRGRKKKKIENDVVEPLEGQQEFGGEALIGEVVEAGDNRMMTRNRGRRRPVVSNKAKQSKKTGKKDSTERKKREVRVKRRESIPKVQKVMKIWVPKNANVKCEICGKFLHSFSALKKHLVIKHQHFALGFSQSRAIISNIIKGSGTMRYCTLIDRPKKFMCTLCSCSFRFYSLFYRHVQETHMQLFQGDRQGDFLKVVKHIQNMKSTLKERKKSKQKPEAKRGRRIVANKVYEKCCFCHAVLSKGRIYANHLIKKHYLSFEKAKEFTGYPKYRLQQKWECPDCNLTFVGNKALKSHFEGVHQLDDIKYPCPDCDSSYSSLGTIKSHLRWVHKKTIAEVHEALKNSVVCEVAGCDYATGNMMTMKLHVVKEHPEIKYRCTECNFTFHVKKTLNRHMIVKHLRRSEHLKKQCEQCGRRFSKNSQLHVHQFIKHGIYHKDMKLFRCEHGGCNKVCMSSSSLKSHTRRHSNDKNYECPYCSLKLKTDVTLKKHINKMHLWIRPHLCQVCGQRFGEDSELQSHIKNRHSADKEFQCDHCPYATANKATFYTHLFMVHKVKAKEDTRKEFRCPHCEFTTLLGHRFKTHLNGHKNIRQYSCNMCDKKFISSSTLRAHKQWTHSEKKYDCPHCGYQTKTSQKLNEHIRIQHQLKGFKPYRCPYCTFTCATGGNTRKHIKQKHKDMEVRYIRDDSLLEAARLARRSGNTMSLNYISVQKDMVPDAPPGFELQEFQLAAQQQESGHQGNHQMELGSAPSVVEVSNLHTLTNVAVHSDPITDPNPHTHQGNLVSQEVMVGNESIVVHNHGNIITLGNVHQLTEADTVGYSAAIVNAINQSIQHL
- the LOC128163498 gene encoding 60S ribosomal export protein NMD3-like, whose protein sequence is MDFSLGETTKTTNLILCCQCGTEIEPNASNMCVSCIRTQVDITEGIPKQAVLYFCRNCNRYLQPPSTWVSAQLESRELLSICLKKLKGINKVRLVDAGFVWTEPHSMRIKVKLTVQKEVMNGAVLQQVFVVEFTVNNNMCDDCHRVEAKDFWRAVVQIRQKTDHKKTFFFLEQLILKHKAHANTVNIKAVHDGLDFFYSQKQDARKLVDFLVNVVPCRYQCAQELVSHDIRNNTFTYKYTFSVEIVPICKDNIVCLPPKLAQILGNISPICICSHVTQTVHLIDPNTLQVADVSGTQFWRYPFVNLCSPKRFVEFMVMQVDIIPEKDRPHRVPVSNKHVLADLWVSKVTENGLSDHQFFCRTHLGHLLSPGDTVYGFDFTNANLNNPDLEKVKAEKLPDVVIVKKVFGDKTTRNRKRRWKLKHLHDDLHMETASNERDYTDFLEDLEEDQITRQHVNIYKDESKIAVDTDDTEDEDLPQISLQEMLDDLHIADDPMGDED